The nucleotide window CCGGGTTGAAGAAAGTGATCATCACACTGACGGTTATCGTCTCGGCAATGCTTGAGCTGATCGACACCACCATCGTCAACGTAGCGCTCACCCAGATCAGCGGCAACCTCGGCGCAAGTATTGAGGATGTTGCCTGGGTAGTCACCAGCTATGCTATCGCCAACGTTATCGTCATTCCTCTTTCAGGCTTTTTGGGCAACCTTCTCGGACGACGGAACTATTACATCGGTTCGATACTGCTTTTTACTGCAGCTTCGCTGCTTTGCGGCATGGCGCCGAACATCTGGGCTCTGGTCTTTTTCCGCTTTCTGCAGGGACTCGGGGGGGGAGCGCTTCTGCCTACCTCACAGGCAATCCTCTACGAAACCTACCGTCCTGAAGAGCGGGGCAAAGCAACCGGCATCTTCTCCATGGGACTTGTGCTCGGCCCCACCGTAGGGCCGCTGCTTGGAGGCTATCTGGTGGACTACTTCTCCTGGGAGTGGTGCTTCTTCGTGAACATTCCTGTCGGCCTCCTGGCAGCATGGTCTTCATACACTTTTCTCAAGGAACCGAAGGTAAAGCACGCTGTCGGCTCTATCGACTGGACCGGAATCGGGCTTTTGACCGTCGGCATCGGATCGCTGCAGTTTATTCTTGAAAGAGGGGAATCAAAAGACTGGTTTGAAACACCCTATATTACCTGGTTCACCATCATTGCCGTGGTTGCCCTGTTGGCTTTTGTCTGGTGGGAGCTGCACACCGAAGAGCCGGCTGTTGACCTGCGAGTGCTTGCCCGAAGCAACAACCTTGCTATTGCAGCAGTTCTTACCTTTATTGTCGGATACGGGCTGTACGGCTCACTCTTTGTCTTTCCTGTCTTTGTACAGCGGCTTCTCGGCTTTACGGCTCTCCTTACAGGAACCGTGCTCTTTCCAAGTGCACTGGTAACCGGAATCATTGCGCTGCCACTTGGCATCGCCCTTCAGAGGGGCGCATCACCAAAACTGCTGATGGGTTTCGGAATGAGCGCATTTGTCATTTTCTGCTGGTACCTCGGCCAGCAGACCATGCAGTCAGGTGCATCAAACTTCTTCTGGGTGCTGCTCCTCAGAGGCGTGGCACTCGGCTTTATCTTCATCCCGGTCACCATGCTCGCGGTGGCAGGACTGCACGGCAGGGATATCGGCCAGGCAACCGGGCTCAACAACATGGTGCGACAGCTTGGCGGCTCTTTCGGCATCGCCATCACCAACACCTATATCGCCAAACGGGTTGCCGCTCACCGGGTAGAACTGCTGAGCCATCTCTCCCCCTACGATCCAGCCGCAGTGGCAAGAATTGATGCCATTAAGCAGGCTGCAACCATGAGGGCCGGTGTTTCACCCTCCGAATCGGAGCTTGTAGCCCTGAAGGCGCTGGAAGGTACGGTTACCATACAAAGCCACCATCTCGCCTATATGGATGCATTCATGCTGATCGCACTCCTCTTTGCGCTTGCACTGCCGCTGCTTTTTTTCATTAAAATCAACAAAAGCGAAAAAGCAGATCTCTCCTCCGCCCACTGAATATGGAGGGTCGGTTATTACTGCGCCCCGTCCGATGAGTTGTACCGGGTGTAAGCCTTGCGGACACTGCGATTGGTGTAGATGAGAACTATCGCAGCAAGAATGGTTACCGTACACCCCGCCCGGATGGCAATGCCTGTACCGAAATGCTCCGAAATATAGCCGATCTCCAGGTTGCCGATCGGCATGAAACCCATAAAGACCATCATATAGAGGCTCATCACCCTGCCGCGAAAACGGTCATCAACCGTGCTCTGGATAGTAGCGCTCAGAGTGGATACTGCCGCCACAAGACCAAACCCGCCAAGAAAAAGGAAAAAAAGCGCCACCGGTAGTGAAACAGAAAAGGTAAACCCGATTAGTGCCAGAGCGAACAGAATGGTTCCACCGGCAATAAAAACAAGCCGGTCAACTCTTCCGGAGAAGATGGAGACAAGCACGGTCCCGATAACCGAACCAAGACCCGACACGCCGTAGAGATAGCCAAGACCTTTTGCTCCCATGCCGAAAGTTTGTTTGGCAATAACCGGAAGCATGGTAACATAGGACCATGCAAAAATGGCGATGACGGCAATAAAAAAAATAGCGGTGCGGATCACCGGATGCTGCCAGGAGTAGCTCAGTCCCTCCCTGATCGCCTGCACCGGATTGCCTGAAATGGTCGCGGTCTGCTTTTTCGGAGCTCTTTTCATGGAGACGAGGGAGATAATGACCGCAAGAAAACTGACGCCATTGAGCAGAAAAGCGCCGCCTGTTCCGGTTGCCGAAATCAGAAAACCCGCGATTGCCGGACCAATCACCCGCGAACCGTTGTAGATAGCCGAATTCATCGCAATTGCCGAAGAGAGATGCTCCCGCTCCACAATTTCACTGAGAAATGCCTGCAGGGCCGGAACATTCAGGGCATTGACGCATCCGAGCAGAAAGGAGAGAACGAGGATGATGCCTATGGTGACCGTGCCGGTCAAGGCAAAAAAACCGAGAACAAAGGCAAGCAGCATTGCCGATGACTGCGTCCAGAGCAGAATGGTTCTGCGCGGGTAACGGTCGACAAGCACTCCGCCGAAGAGGGAGAGAAAGAGGGTCGGGAGGGTTGATGCGGCGGCGGCAAGACCAACGTCAAACGCTGAACCGGTAATTTCAAGCACCAGCCACCCCTGGGCCACCATCTGGATCCAGGTGCCGATCATGGAGATAACCTGTCCCGGAAAGTAGCGGCGAAAATCAGGACTCTGAAACGCCGGAAACGCCGAAAGGAGGCGTCCCGATAGTGAACGCTCTCTTTGAGGCCCGGAACGTGTCGTATTGTTTGATGTTGCGTCTTCAGCAGGCAGCGTCATTACAGCGGGGGTCATCTTCAGTTATTCTTCTTCTGACAGCTCCAAGGTATTAAAATCAAGCGGGAATTCCCGCATGGAGTTATGCGCATCTTCATAAGCACGCAATCAGCAGCCTCGCGGCAGATCAAACCATACCACCCCCCGGCTTTGCGCTTTTATGGGCAAAAACCCCCTTGTTTTTCGCCCAGAATACAGAGGTAGTTACAGACTCAAAAAGGGGGTAAAAGATGCCACTCATTGATATAAATAAGCCGTACATTCAGCCAGCTCTTGCAACATAAAACAGATCAAGGGAGACAACGGCAGGAGCTTGACGGTAAACTTAATCAACAACAAAAAGCAAGGAGTTCTTCCGATGAATGTAGTAAATCCGGAAGCTATCGGCCTGTTCGGGCTGATCGTCACCGTCTGGGTGTTCGGTCTCGAACAGTTGGGGTTCGGGCTGGACAAGGAAACAGATCATGCAAAGCTGGGGCGAAGTCTTGCCCATGTCGCCCTCTGGTTCGGCGGCGTCGCACAGATTTTCACCGCCGTATGCATGTTTCTGTTCGACATGGGGTTGCCTGCTGAACTGCGAATCTATCTCGGCACCATCTTTGCCACCTACGGCCTTTTCTGGGTTGTTGTCGCCATGCATTTCTACAATCCCGGCGACAAAAAGAGCTATGCCCACATGTTTTTCGGGATCTTTTTCATTACGGCACTCTTCAGCTACAAGGCCATCCTGCTCGGCAAAATCTGGCCACTGGCCACCGTGCTGCTGCTCATCAATGTGCTGACCATCCTGCTTCCGTTTGCCTGGTACAAACAGAACGCCATCATCACCAAAATCTGCGGAGCAACAAACGTGGCCATCGGCCTCTGTGCCGTACCGCTCCTCCTGCACTCCCTCGGCATCTGATCTGCCAACACCTGCCCGAAACATTCCGGAATATGCCGGAGTGTTTCGGGCCGCCATGATCGTGCATCAAACCGCAGAGTGACCTCCGTTGCGTCGGCAACAACCAGTCGCACCTTTCCCCCTGCTCCTGAAACCCCGCTCCTGTAAGGGTTAAACGAACAAAAAGAAACAGCTATGTACTCAATAACTGCAAGCCGGAAAAGGGAGTACAGAACAGTTGTTTTGCAGATTTCGCCTGATTTGCTAATATGAGTGCTGAATTGGTATAAATTTCAGCCGGATCAGTAACAGATTTTTTTTCAAGGACTAAAACCATTACACACCATGAGTGATCACATCTATAAGAAAATTGAACTTGTCGGCTCTTCAACGACAAGCATTGAAGAGGCAGTAAAAAATGCAGTAGCAAAAGCAGCCGAGACCATCAGAAACATCCGCTGGGTTGAGGTTCTTGAAACCCGTTGCCATATCTCTGACCAGCAGGTCGCCTACTGGCAGGTTACCGTGAAAATCGGCTTCACCCTTGACGAGGAGTAACTGAATCACTCTTTTTTTTAACGCAAAGAAGCGCCGGAACCGGCGCTTCTTTGCGTAAATCGATCAAGGAATCCTCTCAGGAAGTTATTCCGCCTCATAGATTTCCGGCGCCAGCGACCAATGCCTTGGAGAGAGCCAGAGCGTTGAGAGCATCAGCTCACGGATGTGAGGAAACTCTTTTGGCAAACGGTCGTAGATCATTTCAAAAAGCTGCTCATGGGAAAGGAGCTCGGTCTTCCATGCTTCACGGTCTACCGACATCAGCTTGATGAACTTCTCTTCCGTCATATCCTCAAGACCTGTCCAGTCAATCATATCGTACTTCGGCATCCATCCCAGCGGACTTTCAACGGCGGCAACATC belongs to Candidatus Chlorobium masyuteum and includes:
- a CDS encoding DHA2 family efflux MFS transporter permease subunit, whose translation is MTSIAPMLPNPAHTYETGLKKVIITLTVIVSAMLELIDTTIVNVALTQISGNLGASIEDVAWVVTSYAIANVIVIPLSGFLGNLLGRRNYYIGSILLFTAASLLCGMAPNIWALVFFRFLQGLGGGALLPTSQAILYETYRPEERGKATGIFSMGLVLGPTVGPLLGGYLVDYFSWEWCFFVNIPVGLLAAWSSYTFLKEPKVKHAVGSIDWTGIGLLTVGIGSLQFILERGESKDWFETPYITWFTIIAVVALLAFVWWELHTEEPAVDLRVLARSNNLAIAAVLTFIVGYGLYGSLFVFPVFVQRLLGFTALLTGTVLFPSALVTGIIALPLGIALQRGASPKLLMGFGMSAFVIFCWYLGQQTMQSGASNFFWVLLLRGVALGFIFIPVTMLAVAGLHGRDIGQATGLNNMVRQLGGSFGIAITNTYIAKRVAAHRVELLSHLSPYDPAAVARIDAIKQAATMRAGVSPSESELVALKALEGTVTIQSHHLAYMDAFMLIALLFALALPLLFFIKINKSEKADLSSAH
- a CDS encoding MFS transporter gives rise to the protein MTLPAEDATSNNTTRSGPQRERSLSGRLLSAFPAFQSPDFRRYFPGQVISMIGTWIQMVAQGWLVLEITGSAFDVGLAAAASTLPTLFLSLFGGVLVDRYPRRTILLWTQSSAMLLAFVLGFFALTGTVTIGIILVLSFLLGCVNALNVPALQAFLSEIVEREHLSSAIAMNSAIYNGSRVIGPAIAGFLISATGTGGAFLLNGVSFLAVIISLVSMKRAPKKQTATISGNPVQAIREGLSYSWQHPVIRTAIFFIAVIAIFAWSYVTMLPVIAKQTFGMGAKGLGYLYGVSGLGSVIGTVLVSIFSGRVDRLVFIAGGTILFALALIGFTFSVSLPVALFFLFLGGFGLVAAVSTLSATIQSTVDDRFRGRVMSLYMMVFMGFMPIGNLEIGYISEHFGTGIAIRAGCTVTILAAIVLIYTNRSVRKAYTRYNSSDGAQ
- a CDS encoding acetate uptake transporter family protein, whose protein sequence is MNVVNPEAIGLFGLIVTVWVFGLEQLGFGLDKETDHAKLGRSLAHVALWFGGVAQIFTAVCMFLFDMGLPAELRIYLGTIFATYGLFWVVVAMHFYNPGDKKSYAHMFFGIFFITALFSYKAILLGKIWPLATVLLLINVLTILLPFAWYKQNAIITKICGATNVAIGLCAVPLLLHSLGI
- a CDS encoding dodecin is translated as MSDHIYKKIELVGSSTTSIEEAVKNAVAKAAETIRNIRWVEVLETRCHISDQQVAYWQVTVKIGFTLDEE